TTCGAAGAATCCGGGGCAGTTTGTTTGAAGTCTGGAATGAGGAAACCTTGGAATCCTATCGGCTGGATTTACAAAAGGCGGCCCTGACGGGAGACAATTTGCTCACCCTGAAATATGCGCGCATGGACAATCGCATTGCCCCGTTGAAAGGTGAAGATAGTCTGAAAAAAATACGGGAAATTGTTGAAATCGAGACGCGGTGGCAAAGCGAAATTCAACAGAAATTCCCCACCATTTACAATAGGATGGGGCGCAGTACCGACCAAACAGGGGATGGCAGTAATTTTTCCATCTATCTGGCCTGCGAACTGGAAACCCATGGCGATAAAACAATTGACCTGTATCACCAAGGCATTAAAAGAGCCGAAAGCAATCAAATCAACTTGGCGTTGAAGAGTCTTGAGATTCTTTTACAAAAAGGGGGCTATCGAGACCTTGCGCATGCTGAGAGTCATCTGGCTGGCAAGGGCGTATAGCGCCCATAGTGATAACATCGAAAATATTTGGAGGT
The genomic region above belongs to Desulfobacterales bacterium and contains:
- a CDS encoding DUF4125 family protein → MGDVKELIEDILNLEWDMFQNVKSETPASCQQMPDNFRRIRGSLFEVWNEETLESYRLDLQKAALTGDNLLTLKYARMDNRIAPLKGEDSLKKIREIVEIETRWQSEIQQKFPTIYNRMGRSTDQTGDGSNFSIYLACELETHGDKTIDLYHQGIKRAESNQINLALKSLEILLQKGGYRDLAHAESHLAGKGV